One genomic window of Thermodesulfovibrionales bacterium includes the following:
- the purS gene encoding phosphoribosylformylglycinamidine synthase subunit PurS, with protein sequence MKARVYVTLKKGVLDPQGKAVQSGLEHLGFRGIKDVRVGKLIEIELEGLTLEEAQKSLKEMCESLLANTVIEDYHFEIGEGPEKVTDRCILSEGRVIA encoded by the coding sequence ATGAAGGCAAGGGTCTATGTGACATTAAAAAAAGGTGTACTCGATCCCCAGGGAAAGGCCGTGCAGTCAGGTCTTGAGCATCTTGGTTTCAGGGGAATAAAGGATGTGAGGGTTGGAAAGCTAATAGAGATAGAGCTTGAAGGACTGACTCTCGAAGAGGCACAGAAGTCTCTTAAGGAGATGTGTGAGAGCCTTCTTGCCAACACGGTGATTGAAGATTATCATTTTGAAATAGGAGAGGGTCCGGAAAAGGTTACAGACAGATGTATCTTATCAGAGGGCAGGGTTATTGCCTGA
- the ftsY gene encoding signal recognition particle-docking protein FtsY translates to MALLDLFKKGLEKTKKGLIERMGSLFSVSMNESSFEQLEEALLLADVGPKATVELLGTLREEAKRSNHRDIRELLRESMLKLLGAPVHLNIPETPPAVILMVGVNGVGKTTTIGKLSHRFRLEGKKVIIAASDTFRAAAIEQLEVWAKRTDAQLIKHQMGSDPAAVAFDAIQSARARNAEVVIIDTAGRLHTKSPLMEELKKIKRVIQKAIPEAPHESLLVLDATTGQNALNQARLFNDAIGVTGIALTKLDGTSKGGMVFAIKKELNIPVKLIGLGEGIEDLADFKPEEFVDALLQ, encoded by the coding sequence ATGGCACTTCTTGATCTATTCAAAAAAGGTCTTGAAAAGACAAAAAAAGGCCTCATCGAACGGATGGGCTCCCTGTTCAGTGTTTCTATGAATGAAAGTTCATTTGAGCAGCTAGAGGAGGCATTACTGCTTGCCGATGTTGGTCCAAAGGCAACAGTAGAACTTCTTGGAACCTTAAGGGAAGAGGCAAAAAGAAGCAATCACAGGGATATTAGAGAGCTTTTAAGGGAAAGCATGCTGAAGCTCCTTGGCGCACCGGTGCATTTAAATATACCTGAAACCCCGCCTGCTGTAATACTCATGGTTGGAGTAAATGGTGTAGGAAAGACAACAACAATTGGAAAACTGAGTCATAGATTCAGGTTAGAGGGTAAAAAGGTCATCATCGCTGCATCCGATACATTCAGGGCTGCTGCAATTGAGCAGCTTGAGGTATGGGCAAAAAGAACTGATGCCCAGCTCATAAAACACCAGATGGGTTCTGATCCTGCAGCAGTTGCCTTTGACGCAATTCAATCAGCAAGGGCAAGGAATGCAGAAGTTGTAATAATAGATACAGCTGGCAGACTCCATACAAAGAGCCCACTGATGGAAGAGCTGAAAAAGATAAAAAGGGTTATTCAGAAAGCCATTCCAGAGGCACCCCATGAGAGCCTTCTTGTTCTTGATGCGACTACGGGTCAGAATGCCCTCAATCAGGCGAGACTATTCAATGACGCCATAGGTGTCACCGGCATTGCCCTCACAAAACTTGATGGCACGTCAAAGGGCGGGATGGTCTTTGCAATAAAAAAAGAACTCAATATACCTGTAAAATTAATAGGCCTTGGTGAAGGAATTGAAGACCTTGCGGACTTTAAACCTGAAGAATTTGTGGATGCCCTTCTTCAATAA
- a CDS encoding DUF3562 domain-containing protein — MISDNDRNAERANHLNKKEAQSFQTSDSDISLYEDEKERKVHFDAIASLVMKTGLAFQDVQKTYEGVLKEFKRTARIKDFLPVLVTRRVENLINNMKKSP, encoded by the coding sequence ATGATATCCGATAATGACAGAAATGCTGAGAGAGCAAATCACCTGAACAAAAAAGAGGCACAATCCTTTCAAACGTCTGACTCAGATATCAGTTTATATGAGGATGAAAAGGAGAGAAAGGTTCATTTTGATGCAATTGCATCACTGGTAATGAAAACCGGTTTGGCATTCCAGGATGTGCAGAAAACTTATGAGGGAGTGTTGAAGGAGTTCAAAAGAACTGCAAGGATAAAAGACTTTCTTCCTGTTCTCGTAACGAGAAGGGTTGAGAATCTAATAAATAATATGAAAAAATCCCCTTAA
- a CDS encoding magnesium transporter CorA family protein: MEDNAVDFEVGLNLKSIWGKNFLWINIDNPSASILNALLERYRFHPLDIEDCISKTQIPKIDIYKDYLFIILHFPRYIKEKRFSIPSQVGIFLGKDFLVTVHSGELKPINRIFSLCKEDEEAYNEYLGRSPSFLLYKIIHALIKNIMLMLQKVIADIERIEEKVFDESTDAVREVTELRHNIANIRRVVTSLRVVIHDLEKRIQRFSDSGMDVYFGDLSDYVDRAWTILEECKETIEIYKDTDFIISSDRTNKILALLTIVFTLSIPATILGTFYGMNINLPGGSENPWTFLGQYTTLIVIIILSVIPAIFMYILFKRLKWL; this comes from the coding sequence ATGGAAGATAACGCAGTAGATTTCGAAGTTGGCCTGAATCTGAAAAGCATATGGGGTAAAAACTTCCTTTGGATTAATATCGATAACCCCTCTGCTTCTATACTAAATGCCCTCCTTGAGAGATACCGTTTTCATCCTTTAGATATAGAAGACTGTATTTCAAAAACCCAGATACCTAAAATAGACATTTATAAGGATTATCTTTTTATTATTCTTCATTTTCCAAGATATATAAAGGAAAAGAGGTTTTCCATACCATCCCAGGTTGGGATTTTTCTTGGTAAAGACTTTCTTGTCACTGTCCATTCAGGAGAATTGAAGCCCATAAACAGGATTTTTTCTCTCTGTAAAGAAGACGAAGAGGCCTATAATGAATATCTCGGCAGGTCACCGTCCTTTCTTCTCTACAAAATAATCCATGCCCTTATAAAGAATATAATGCTCATGCTGCAAAAAGTAATTGCTGACATAGAAAGGATTGAGGAAAAGGTATTTGATGAATCCACTGATGCTGTAAGAGAGGTTACAGAGCTAAGGCATAATATAGCCAATATAAGAAGGGTTGTTACATCTCTCAGGGTTGTTATTCATGACCTTGAAAAAAGAATTCAGAGATTTTCAGACAGTGGTATGGATGTATATTTTGGAGATCTTTCTGACTATGTAGACAGGGCATGGACGATTCTCGAGGAGTGCAAAGAGACAATAGAAATTTATAAAGACACGGACTTCATTATAAGTTCAGACAGAACAAACAAGATTCTGGCACTTTTAACCATTGTATTTACACTTTCCATACCTGCAACCATTCTGGGTACATTCTATGGCATGAATATTAATCTCCCGGGTGGAAGTGAAAATCCATGGACCTTTCTTGGTCAATATACAACCTTAATTGTAATTATTATACTATCTGTTATTCCGGCTATTTTTATGTATATTCTTTTTAAAAGATTAAAGTGGCTATGA
- the metK gene encoding methionine adenosyltransferase, which produces MKRDFIFISESVTEGHPDKLCDQISDSIVDHFLQRDPFSRIRAECAIFTNVVFIAARFESSAVVDFPNIARQVINQVGYTGNGFNARSCSILTSIKELRHEHNYFDEKELTEEEIERIPAFDQATVFGFACNQTASYMPMPIWLAHKLSRRLTSVRFQNILSYLEPDGKTQVGVEYKNGRPHRIHSITIIVSQSSEKPDPKRLREDIIEYVIKPALHDEDIKMDDRTSIFINPEGPVIPGGPLVHSGLTGRKNAVDTYGEYARHSGSALSGKDPLRIDRVGAYAARYAAKNIVAAGLADECEVQLSYSIGISRPVSIQIETFGTGKIPDEEIARRINIFFDFRPAGIIKQFNLRYMPSTIKGGFYRKLASYGHVGRMDIGLPWELTDKAEMLK; this is translated from the coding sequence ATGAAAAGAGATTTTATATTTATATCAGAATCTGTAACAGAGGGTCATCCTGACAAGCTCTGTGACCAGATAAGTGATTCCATAGTTGACCATTTCCTGCAGAGGGACCCTTTCTCAAGGATAAGGGCAGAATGTGCCATATTTACAAATGTTGTTTTCATAGCAGCAAGATTTGAATCCAGCGCTGTTGTAGACTTTCCAAATATAGCAAGACAAGTAATAAATCAGGTTGGCTACACAGGAAATGGCTTTAATGCAAGAAGCTGCAGTATTCTTACAAGCATAAAGGAATTAAGACATGAGCACAACTATTTTGATGAAAAAGAGCTCACTGAGGAGGAAATAGAAAGAATACCAGCCTTTGACCAGGCCACTGTATTTGGGTTTGCCTGTAATCAAACGGCTTCTTACATGCCTATGCCGATCTGGCTAGCCCATAAACTCTCTAGACGCCTGACCTCGGTCAGGTTCCAGAATATACTCTCCTATCTCGAACCTGATGGAAAGACACAGGTGGGTGTAGAATACAAAAATGGAAGACCCCATCGTATTCATTCAATAACAATAATTGTCAGCCAGTCAAGCGAAAAACCTGATCCCAAACGTTTGAGGGAAGACATCATTGAATATGTAATAAAGCCTGCGCTTCATGATGAGGATATAAAGATGGATGACAGAACATCTATATTTATAAATCCTGAAGGCCCTGTTATCCCGGGAGGGCCCCTTGTTCATTCAGGTCTTACAGGAAGAAAGAATGCTGTTGACACTTATGGTGAATATGCAAGACACAGTGGTTCAGCTCTCAGCGGCAAGGATCCCTTAAGGATTGACAGGGTAGGAGCCTATGCAGCCCGTTATGCAGCAAAAAATATAGTGGCAGCAGGCCTTGCTGATGAATGTGAAGTCCAGCTTAGTTATTCCATAGGAATCTCCAGACCTGTAAGTATACAGATAGAGACATTCGGCACAGGCAAAATACCTGATGAGGAGATAGCAAGGCGCATAAACATATTTTTTGACTTCAGACCAGCAGGGATAATAAAGCAATTTAACCTCAGGTATATGCCATCTACTATCAAGGGAGGCTTTTACAGAAAGCTTGCTTCCTACGGACATGTTGGTAGAATGGATATAGGTCTTCCCTGGGAATTGACTGATAAGGCAGAGATGTTGAAATAG
- a CDS encoding cation-transporting P-type ATPase, with protein sequence MVQILHSIKGRARYKVRGLYRSESLKKFLTLKLSEKEGIKNFSINILTGNILVYFNSDNSPHVIASVIKEAVIVYNKTNFSNDRKTLKSSSHKKTGEIKNRKLRRLISHAEKQITEPWHLIESERVLKIFNTDRNYGLSELSARENLKKYGPNILPESVPRSGISIFIDQFKSLPVALLGAAAVISLLTGGLADAIIIMAVVTINSTIGYLTESQAEKTIHSLKSLIRPYALVIRDGIQREVGVEEIVPGDIIVLRPGSFVPADARLLEAHNLSVDESALTGESMPVLKTHEVIKSNGSEPGSHKYVPLADRINMVYRGTLVTGGQGLGVVVATGSFTEIGKIQTLISEVRAPETPMERQLRKISGQLVFIGMAVCGLVFLIGILRGYGLLQMLKTSISLAVAAVPEGLPAVATTTLALGIRKMRRHGVIIRHLEAVETLGSIQTICLDKTGTITFNRMAVVTIFTGMKRLNVVDGSFILSSSTGKVEKDINNSILNAYENDELLRLIHVCTLCNESEVLRQDDKYIVNGTSTENALIYMAISAKVDVIKIRKKFPRLKIYHRSEKRNYMVTLHSIKVSGSKKPEGMIVAIKGSPSEVLSLCNFYMKDGVRIPLNDEERLTIEMENERMACNGLRILGVAYGFIDGDLNNSLLSKLKSEIYPEFLAKEIEFIWLGLVGMADPIRDGVKELINAFHRAGIETIMITGDQSPTAYAIGRELNLSRGTHLEILDSTNLVNIEPEIMKAILKNVHVFSRVSPAHKLQIVKALQSAGKVVAMTGDGINDGPALKAADIGIAMGNTGTDVAREVADVVVEDDRLETIIIAIGHGRAVYNNIRKSLRFLLATNLSEIMVMFSAISAGMGQPLNAMQLLWLNLVSDIAPGLALALEPPEPDILIHPPRKKDDPILKSSDFKRITFESAMLSAGALGAYGYGIARYGLGTRAGSIAFMTLTLGQLLHAISCRSENYSIFDKEKLASNRYLNLALGGSFILQILSMAIPGLRRLLGVVPIGLMDALVVGTGAVIPLMVNESTKKLLANKSNS encoded by the coding sequence ATGGTTCAGATCTTACATTCCATAAAGGGAAGGGCAAGGTATAAAGTAAGGGGGCTTTATCGTTCAGAGTCATTAAAGAAATTTCTTACATTAAAACTTTCAGAAAAAGAAGGTATAAAAAATTTTTCTATTAATATACTCACGGGAAACATCCTCGTTTACTTTAATTCTGATAATTCACCTCATGTCATAGCCTCCGTTATAAAAGAAGCTGTAATAGTCTACAATAAGACTAATTTCAGTAATGACAGAAAAACTCTTAAATCCTCATCTCATAAAAAAACGGGTGAGATTAAAAACAGAAAGCTAAGGAGACTGATTTCCCATGCTGAAAAACAGATTACCGAGCCATGGCATCTTATTGAATCTGAAAGAGTTTTAAAAATCTTTAATACCGACAGGAATTACGGTCTCTCAGAGCTTTCAGCCAGAGAAAATCTCAAAAAATACGGACCCAACATACTTCCCGAATCAGTGCCTCGTTCAGGTATAAGTATCTTTATCGATCAGTTTAAATCACTGCCTGTTGCTCTTCTGGGCGCTGCTGCAGTAATTTCTTTGCTTACGGGAGGGCTAGCTGATGCGATTATTATTATGGCAGTTGTAACGATAAATTCCACAATAGGTTATCTCACAGAGAGTCAGGCAGAAAAAACCATCCATTCACTGAAAAGTCTTATCAGACCCTATGCCCTGGTTATCAGGGATGGAATCCAGAGGGAAGTGGGCGTAGAGGAAATAGTTCCGGGAGATATAATTGTTCTTAGACCTGGCAGTTTTGTACCAGCTGATGCGAGATTATTAGAGGCTCATAACCTTAGTGTTGATGAGTCAGCACTTACTGGAGAAAGCATGCCAGTGCTTAAGACTCATGAGGTAATTAAATCGAACGGCTCAGAGCCTGGTTCTCACAAGTATGTTCCCCTTGCAGATAGAATCAATATGGTATATAGAGGAACACTTGTTACAGGTGGTCAGGGTTTAGGGGTAGTTGTAGCCACAGGAAGTTTCACGGAGATAGGAAAGATACAGACTCTGATTTCAGAAGTGAGAGCTCCTGAAACACCCATGGAAAGACAGCTAAGAAAGATCAGCGGGCAGCTAGTATTCATAGGTATGGCTGTTTGCGGGCTTGTATTTCTTATAGGAATTTTAAGGGGATACGGCTTGCTCCAGATGCTCAAAACATCCATATCCCTAGCAGTTGCTGCAGTTCCAGAAGGACTTCCGGCAGTGGCTACCACAACCCTTGCACTTGGAATAAGAAAGATGCGGCGGCATGGCGTAATTATAAGGCATTTAGAGGCAGTGGAAACCCTTGGTTCTATCCAGACCATATGTCTTGATAAAACAGGAACTATAACTTTTAATAGAATGGCTGTAGTTACTATATTTACCGGCATGAAAAGATTAAATGTAGTTGATGGGTCTTTTATATTATCTAGCTCAACTGGTAAGGTAGAAAAGGATATAAATAATTCAATACTTAATGCCTATGAAAATGATGAACTTCTCAGGCTCATACATGTCTGCACTCTCTGCAACGAGAGCGAGGTACTTCGGCAAGATGATAAATACATTGTGAACGGCACCTCTACAGAAAATGCCCTGATTTATATGGCAATAAGTGCAAAAGTAGATGTAATAAAAATCAGAAAGAAGTTTCCCCGTTTAAAAATATATCACCGCTCAGAAAAGAGAAATTACATGGTTACTCTACACAGTATAAAGGTATCAGGAAGTAAAAAGCCAGAAGGGATGATTGTTGCTATAAAAGGTAGTCCGTCAGAAGTACTATCACTCTGTAATTTCTACATGAAGGATGGAGTAAGGATCCCTCTTAATGATGAAGAAAGGCTTACTATAGAAATGGAAAATGAAAGGATGGCATGTAATGGTCTCAGGATACTCGGTGTGGCCTATGGTTTTATAGATGGAGATTTAAATAATTCTTTATTAAGCAAGCTAAAATCCGAAATTTATCCTGAGTTCCTAGCGAAGGAGATTGAGTTTATCTGGCTTGGACTGGTGGGTATGGCTGATCCCATACGGGACGGAGTAAAGGAATTGATAAATGCCTTTCACAGAGCGGGCATAGAAACAATAATGATTACCGGTGATCAGTCTCCCACAGCCTATGCGATTGGCAGAGAGTTGAACCTCAGCAGGGGAACACACCTTGAAATTCTCGATTCAACAAATCTGGTAAATATAGAACCTGAAATAATGAAAGCAATATTGAAAAATGTTCATGTCTTTTCTAGGGTGAGTCCTGCTCATAAACTCCAAATAGTTAAAGCTCTGCAGAGTGCAGGTAAGGTCGTAGCAATGACCGGGGATGGAATAAATGACGGTCCTGCACTCAAGGCTGCAGATATAGGTATTGCTATGGGAAACACCGGTACAGATGTAGCAAGAGAAGTCGCAGATGTTGTTGTTGAAGACGACAGACTTGAAACAATAATAATTGCCATAGGTCATGGAAGAGCAGTTTACAATAATATCAGAAAATCTCTCCGCTTTCTTCTTGCCACAAATTTAAGTGAGATAATGGTCATGTTCTCAGCTATATCAGCAGGTATGGGGCAGCCACTTAATGCAATGCAACTGCTCTGGCTCAATCTGGTTTCTGACATAGCTCCTGGTCTTGCACTTGCCCTAGAACCCCCTGAGCCTGACATTTTAATACATCCTCCCCGAAAGAAGGATGACCCTATTTTGAAATCCTCGGATTTTAAAAGAATAACCTTTGAATCAGCTATGTTATCAGCTGGTGCACTTGGTGCATATGGTTACGGTATTGCAAGATACGGTTTGGGTACAAGAGCAGGTAGTATTGCTTTTATGACCCTAACACTGGGTCAGCTTCTTCATGCCATAAGCTGTCGTTCAGAAAATTATTCAATTTTTGACAAAGAAAAATTAGCTTCTAACAGATATCTGAACCTTGCCCTTGGTGGCTCATTTATTTTACAGATTCTATCAATGGCTATTCCTGGCTTGAGGAGGCTTCTGGGTGTCGTTCCAATCGGTCTCATGGATGCTCTGGTCGTAGGAACAGGTGCAGTGATTCCCTTAATGGTTAATGAATCTACTAAAAAACTCCTTGCAAACAAGAGTAACTCATGA
- a CDS encoding DUF5132 domain-containing protein, which produces MAIFNNDWKGNILSGLAIGIGAAILAPVVIPVLAGAAKPIAKAAIKGGIILYEKGKETFAEVSELVEDLVAEVKAEMAETHKETAEGEKGA; this is translated from the coding sequence ATGGCAATCTTTAACAATGACTGGAAGGGCAATATATTGAGCGGTCTTGCCATAGGAATTGGTGCTGCCATCCTTGCACCTGTTGTTATCCCGGTACTTGCGGGTGCTGCAAAACCGATTGCAAAGGCTGCTATAAAAGGAGGCATCATTCTTTATGAGAAGGGTAAAGAAACCTTTGCAGAGGTGAGTGAGTTAGTTGAGGATCTTGTGGCTGAGGTAAAAGCTGAGATGGCAGAGACACATAAAGAGACAGCTGAGGGCGAAAAAGGTGCCTGA
- the radC gene encoding DNA repair protein RadC has translation MPKKTIKDWPPEERPRERLIKDGPEGLSDSQLLAIILRTGESGKTAIELSIELIDRFRSLEGLSNASLKELQEIKGMGTAKIAQLRAAFELGRRLMRERAKTELAFSNPQKVYEYFSPRFKGMKKEVFYCAMLDAKNRLIRELKISEGTLTNSLIHPREAFKEAIKESAHSVIFIHNHPSGDPSPSPDDLKVTEVLVEAGRIIGIKVLDHVIIGDGKYMSLLGRQGR, from the coding sequence ATGCCCAAAAAGACCATCAAGGACTGGCCTCCCGAGGAAAGACCCCGTGAAAGACTAATTAAAGACGGACCCGAAGGTCTTTCTGATAGTCAGCTCCTTGCCATTATTCTAAGAACCGGCGAGAGCGGAAAAACAGCCATCGAGCTTTCCATAGAACTCATTGATAGATTCAGAAGCCTTGAAGGATTAAGTAACGCCTCTTTAAAGGAACTCCAAGAAATAAAGGGCATGGGAACAGCAAAGATTGCTCAGCTCCGTGCTGCCTTTGAGCTTGGAAGGCGCCTAATGAGAGAGAGAGCAAAAACAGAACTCGCCTTTTCAAATCCGCAGAAGGTCTATGAGTACTTCAGTCCAAGGTTCAAGGGAATGAAGAAAGAGGTTTTTTACTGTGCGATGCTTGATGCAAAAAACAGACTCATAAGAGAACTTAAGATATCAGAGGGCACACTTACAAACTCACTGATCCATCCACGGGAGGCATTTAAAGAAGCAATAAAGGAATCTGCCCATTCTGTTATATTCATTCACAACCATCCAAGTGGTGATCCATCACCGAGCCCTGATGATCTTAAGGTAACAGAGGTGTTAGTTGAAGCAGGAAGAATTATTGGGATTAAGGTACTTGACCATGTGATAATAGGTGATGGAAAATATATGAGTCTTTTGGGAAGACAGGGTCGATAG
- the purH gene encoding bifunctional phosphoribosylaminoimidazolecarboxamide formyltransferase/IMP cyclohydrolase — MAVIKRALISVSDKRGIVEFAKALSSMGVEIISTGGTRKSLLDAGIQAIEIGEYTGFPEMLEGRLKTLHPKVHGGLLAKRDNPEHLEMLKKHNIGLIDMVVVNLYPFETVTARPDVTFDEAIENIDIGGPTMLRSAAKNFKDVVVIVDPDDYGSVIEELRSRNGEISYETKLRLAKKVFAHTSRYDAIISNYLDRVTGETFPPYFIMPLKKVSGLRYGENPHQKACLYDDGLGGLSLVDAEILQGKEMSFNNYLDAHAALMLALEFDRPCCVIIKHNNPCGVAIADSTKDAYIKACKTDPISAFGGVLAFNVPVDGAAAEEIIKLFVEVIIAPDFDRSAKEIFSQKPNIRLLRLPDLKKPLKGWEMKRIAGGMLIQDWDTMKVDVKNLKAVTKRQPTPDEYEALEFAWRVVKHVKSNSIVYALKDRTVGIGVGQTSRVYSARIGAMLAQEPVKGCVAASDGFFPFRDGIDVLHEAGVTAVIQPGGSLKDEEVIKAADEHGMAMLITGVRHFRH, encoded by the coding sequence ATGGCAGTCATTAAAAGAGCATTAATAAGCGTATCAGACAAAAGAGGGATTGTAGAATTTGCAAAGGCACTCAGTTCTATGGGAGTGGAGATTATCTCTACGGGAGGCACAAGAAAGAGCCTTCTTGATGCAGGAATACAAGCTATTGAGATAGGTGAATATACTGGATTTCCAGAGATGCTTGAGGGAAGACTCAAGACCCTGCATCCAAAGGTTCATGGAGGACTTCTTGCAAAAAGGGATAATCCCGAACACCTTGAGATGCTCAAAAAACACAATATTGGACTTATTGATATGGTGGTCGTAAACCTCTATCCCTTTGAGACAGTTACAGCCCGACCTGATGTGACCTTTGATGAGGCAATAGAAAATATAGACATCGGTGGACCCACAATGCTTAGGTCAGCGGCAAAGAATTTTAAGGATGTTGTTGTTATAGTTGACCCTGATGATTATGGCTCAGTAATTGAGGAATTGAGGTCAAGGAATGGTGAAATAAGCTATGAGACAAAACTCAGACTTGCAAAAAAGGTTTTTGCCCATACATCAAGATATGATGCAATTATATCAAATTATCTTGATCGTGTAACTGGAGAGACATTTCCTCCCTATTTCATCATGCCTCTTAAGAAGGTCTCTGGTCTAAGATACGGTGAGAATCCCCATCAGAAGGCATGTCTTTATGATGATGGTCTTGGAGGACTGAGCCTTGTTGATGCAGAGATACTGCAGGGAAAGGAGATGTCCTTTAATAACTATCTTGATGCCCATGCAGCACTTATGCTTGCCCTTGAGTTTGACAGGCCTTGCTGTGTAATAATCAAGCATAATAATCCCTGTGGTGTAGCCATAGCTGACAGTACAAAGGATGCTTACATAAAAGCCTGTAAGACTGATCCTATCTCTGCATTTGGTGGTGTCCTTGCTTTTAATGTTCCAGTGGACGGTGCAGCAGCAGAAGAAATCATAAAGCTTTTTGTTGAGGTCATAATAGCTCCTGATTTTGACAGGTCTGCAAAAGAGATTTTCTCACAGAAACCTAACATAAGACTGCTCAGGCTTCCTGACCTGAAAAAACCCCTTAAAGGGTGGGAAATGAAGAGGATAGCTGGAGGAATGCTTATCCAGGACTGGGATACCATGAAGGTGGATGTAAAAAATCTCAAGGCAGTTACAAAACGTCAGCCAACACCGGATGAATACGAGGCGCTGGAATTTGCCTGGAGGGTTGTTAAACATGTAAAATCGAACTCAATTGTATATGCCCTGAAGGACAGGACAGTTGGAATCGGTGTCGGTCAGACAAGCAGGGTCTATTCAGCAAGGATAGGTGCAATGCTTGCACAGGAACCAGTAAAGGGCTGCGTTGCAGCCTCTGATGGATTCTTTCCCTTTAGAGATGGAATTGATGTCCTACATGAGGCAGGTGTGACAGCGGTAATTCAGCCAGGCGGTTCACTTAAGGACGAAGAGGTTATAAAGGCTGCTGATGAGCATGGAATGGCGATGCTAATCACCGGGGTGAGGCATTTCAGGCACTGA